From Jaculus jaculus isolate mJacJac1 chromosome 19, mJacJac1.mat.Y.cur, whole genome shotgun sequence, a single genomic window includes:
- the LOC101613366 gene encoding protein kish-A-like yields the protein MSAIFNFQSLLTVILLLVCTCAYIRSLAPSILDRNKTGLLGIFWKCARIGERKSPYVAVCCVVMAFSILFMQ from the coding sequence ATGTCTGCCATTTTCAATTTCCAGAGTCTGCTGACCGTCATCTTGCTGCTTGTATGTACCTGTGCTTACATCCGGTCCTTGGCACCCAGCATCTTGGACAGAAATAAGACTGGATTGTTGGGGATATTTTGGAAATGTGCCAGAATTGGTGAACGAAAAAGTCCATATGTCGCAGTGTGCTGTGTAGTGATGGCCTTCAGCATCCTTTTCATGCAGTAG